From a single Piliocolobus tephrosceles isolate RC106 chromosome 21, ASM277652v3, whole genome shotgun sequence genomic region:
- the C21H19orf44 gene encoding uncharacterized protein C19orf44 homolog isoform X4 has product MLAGRCSLFCSALLLRATAPSGLNVAAASANGPRRRRMASARKASCPMRDVFGDFSDTSLEDSTMGEIRNFQISRNLTKIAPGHSRFLKRNQTLGEKHLLLKENPVLGSGPSLASSRPSTTASRIRANAALMKLAQLETRIMNRKLQRNLSDTESDSVTTNASLPKRADRILSGGAIELASQNTDKTSQNQAHELPVTENNAQNTKVSRFLKKKQSSVENISPEAPVRKERTLQTPKQKEPAGTFDSPDSDEEEMKVLLGSLMDSSREKKTSQGFSSVNVSEEEERKLFSVPSQPRAFTVPNVELSSAKPSQTSHLPTSLAAERTLHSAGSRADSPQSHVSGDTTSHTPSVSITGAFSKSAPLRMGHVKLASSPGRSEAEPVDEPVSEGADNSLDEFRINILSLDDLSPVVSENSDLEQEEESAQREKTAGKIFRAEVSTGPDAPRQAQARSWASQGKAASAEGDESEVSEHLSASSAPAIQQDSISSMQPPSEAPMVNTVSSAYSEDFEISPSLTASEPTACSKESLDRTLDALSESSSSVKTDLPQIAESRKKSGRHMTRVLVKDTAVQTPDPTFTYEWTKVAGMAAMGPALGGAYVDPTPIANHVISADAIEALTAYSPAVLALHDVLKQQLSLTQQFIQASRHLHASLLRSLDADSFQYHTLEEAKEYIRRHRPAPLTMEDALEEVNKEM; this is encoded by the exons ATGCTTGCTGGGAGATGTAGTCTCTTCTGCTCGGCTCTGTTGCTCAGGGCAACCGCTCCCTCAGGCCTGAATGTGGCGGCTGCCTCTGCGAATGGACCGCGTAGGAGGAG AATGGCTTCTGCAAGGAAAGCCAGCTGTCCCATGCGCGATGTTTTTGGTGACTTCAGTGACACTTCCTTAGAAGATTCAACAATGGGAGAAATCAGAAACTTCCAGATCAGTAGAAATCTTACCAAAATAGCACCTGGTCATAGCAGATTtctaaaaagaaaccaaactcTAGGTGAGAAACACTTACTCTTGAAAGAGAACCCTGTACTGGGGAGTGGACCCAGCCTTGCCTCAAGTAGACCGTCCACCACTGCCTCCAGGATCCGAGCCAATGCCGCACTCATGAAGCTGGCCCAGCTGGAAACCCGGATCATGAATCGGAAGCTGCAGAGGAATTTGTCTGACACAGAATCTGACTCAGTGACCACCAATGCCAGTCTTCCAAAGAGAGCTGACAGAATCCTCTCCGGGGGTGCAATCGAACTTGCATCCCAGAACACAGACAAAACTTCCCAGAATCAAGCCCATGAACTTCCTGTCACCGAAAATAATGCACAGAACACAAAGGTCAGTAGGTTTCTAAAGAAGAAGCAATCATCTGTTGAAAACATATCCCCTGAAGCACCTGTTAGGAAAGAGAGGACTTTGCAAACCCCCAAACAGAAAGAACCTGCTGGAACATTTGATTCTCCAGACAGTGAcgaagaagaaatgaaagtattGCTAGGAAGCTTGATGGACTCTTCTAGAGAAAAAAAGACGAGTCAAGGCTTCAGCAGTGTTAACGTcagtgaggaagaagaaagaaaactattttcg GTCCCATCTCAGCCCAGAGCATTTACTGTACCCAATGTGGAACTCTCCAGCGCAAAGCCATCTCAGACATCACACCTGCCAACCTCCCTGGCAGCAGAGAGAACCCTTCACAGCGCTGGCTCAAGAGCAGACTCCCCACAGAGTCACGTTTCCGGTGACACCACCTCCCACACGCCATCAGTTTCCATCACAGGCGCCTTTTCAAAATCAGCGCCTTTAAGAATGGGGCACGTCAAGCTTGCGTCCTCCCCTGGAAGGAGTGAGGCTGAGCCAGTGGATGAACCGGTCTCAGAAGGTGCTGATAACAGCCTTGACG agtttagaataaatattttatcgCTTGACGATCTGTCTCCAGTTGTCAGTGAGAACTCCGATTTGGAACAGGAA GAGGAAAGTgctcagagagagaaaacagcTGGCAAAATCTTCAGAGCTGAGGTGTCCACTGGGCCGGATGCCCCCAGGCAGGCCCAGGCGAGGAGCTGGGCATCACAGGGAAAGGCCGCCTCTGCAGAGGGGGATGAGAGCGAGGTCTCGGAGCATCTCAGTGCCAGCTCGGCTCCTGCCATCCAGCAGGACAGCATTTCCAGCATGCAGCCACCATCTGAAGCCCCCATGGTGAACACAGTCAGCTCAGCTTATTCTGAGGATTTTGAAATCTCTCCAAGTCTGACGGCATCCGAGCCAACCGCCTGTTCCAAGGAGTCTCTTGACAGAACACTGGACGCTCTGTCTGAATCCTCTTCAAGTGTGAAGACAGACCTTCCACAAATAGCCGAGTCTAGGAAAAAGTCGGGCAGGCACATGACAAGGGTGCTTGTGAAGGACACAGCTGTGCAGACGCCAGACCCCACCTTCACCTACGAGTGGACCAAGG TGGCCGGAATGGCAGCCATGGGGCCTGCCCTGGGAGGTGCCTACGTGGACCCGACACCCATCGCCAATCATGTTATCAGTGCGGATGCAATAGAAG CCCTGACCGCCTACAGCCCGGCTGTGCTGGCGCTCCATGATGTGCTGAAGCAGCAGCTGAGCCTGACGCAGCAGTTCATCCAGGCCAGCCGGCACCTGCACGCCTCCCTCCTGCGCTCCCTGGACGCGGACTCCTTCCAATACCACACCCTGGAGGAAGCCAAAGAG TACATTAGGCGCCACAGACCTGCCCCGCTGACCATGGAGGACGCCCTGGAGGAGGTGAACAAGGAGATGTGA
- the C21H19orf44 gene encoding uncharacterized protein C19orf44 homolog isoform X3 codes for MLAGRCSLFCSALLLRATAPSGLNVAAASANGPRRRRMASARKASCPMRDVFGDFSDTSLEDSTMGEIRNFQISRNLTKIAPGHSRFLKRNQTLGEKHLLLKENPVLGSGPSLASSRPSTTASRIRANAALMKLAQLETRIMNRKLQRNLSDTESDSVTTNASLPKRADRILSGGAIELASQNTDKTSQNQAHELPVTENNAQNTKVSRFLKKKQSSVENISPEAPVRKERTLQTPKQKEPAGTFDSPDSDEEEMKVLLGSLMDSSREKKTSQGFSSVNVSEEEERKLFSVPSQPRAFTVPNVELSSAKPSQTSHLPTSLAAERTLHSAGSRADSPQSHVSGDTTSHTPSVSITGAFSKSAPLRMGHVKLASSPGRSEAEPVDEPVSEGADNSLDEFRINILSLDDLSPVVSENSDLEQEEESAQREKTAGKIFRAEVSTGPDAPRQAQARSWASQGKAASAEGDESEVSEHLSASSAPAIQQDSISSMQPPSEAPMVNTVSSAYSEDFEISPSLTASEPTACSKESLDRTLDALSESSSSVKTDLPQIAESRKKSGRHMTRVLVKDTAVQTPDPTFTYEWTKVAGMAAMGPALGGAYVDPTPIANHVISADAIEALTAYSPAVLALHDVLKQQLSLTQQFIQASRHLHASLLRSLDADSFQYHTLEEAKEIQSPYYLMCPLSLLNLEQRPVLSIEWLGILRKPHESDAGPASRLGFSPMCLGDAALELRPRGPLHARRLVSLWFIC; via the exons ATGCTTGCTGGGAGATGTAGTCTCTTCTGCTCGGCTCTGTTGCTCAGGGCAACCGCTCCCTCAGGCCTGAATGTGGCGGCTGCCTCTGCGAATGGACCGCGTAGGAGGAG AATGGCTTCTGCAAGGAAAGCCAGCTGTCCCATGCGCGATGTTTTTGGTGACTTCAGTGACACTTCCTTAGAAGATTCAACAATGGGAGAAATCAGAAACTTCCAGATCAGTAGAAATCTTACCAAAATAGCACCTGGTCATAGCAGATTtctaaaaagaaaccaaactcTAGGTGAGAAACACTTACTCTTGAAAGAGAACCCTGTACTGGGGAGTGGACCCAGCCTTGCCTCAAGTAGACCGTCCACCACTGCCTCCAGGATCCGAGCCAATGCCGCACTCATGAAGCTGGCCCAGCTGGAAACCCGGATCATGAATCGGAAGCTGCAGAGGAATTTGTCTGACACAGAATCTGACTCAGTGACCACCAATGCCAGTCTTCCAAAGAGAGCTGACAGAATCCTCTCCGGGGGTGCAATCGAACTTGCATCCCAGAACACAGACAAAACTTCCCAGAATCAAGCCCATGAACTTCCTGTCACCGAAAATAATGCACAGAACACAAAGGTCAGTAGGTTTCTAAAGAAGAAGCAATCATCTGTTGAAAACATATCCCCTGAAGCACCTGTTAGGAAAGAGAGGACTTTGCAAACCCCCAAACAGAAAGAACCTGCTGGAACATTTGATTCTCCAGACAGTGAcgaagaagaaatgaaagtattGCTAGGAAGCTTGATGGACTCTTCTAGAGAAAAAAAGACGAGTCAAGGCTTCAGCAGTGTTAACGTcagtgaggaagaagaaagaaaactattttcg GTCCCATCTCAGCCCAGAGCATTTACTGTACCCAATGTGGAACTCTCCAGCGCAAAGCCATCTCAGACATCACACCTGCCAACCTCCCTGGCAGCAGAGAGAACCCTTCACAGCGCTGGCTCAAGAGCAGACTCCCCACAGAGTCACGTTTCCGGTGACACCACCTCCCACACGCCATCAGTTTCCATCACAGGCGCCTTTTCAAAATCAGCGCCTTTAAGAATGGGGCACGTCAAGCTTGCGTCCTCCCCTGGAAGGAGTGAGGCTGAGCCAGTGGATGAACCGGTCTCAGAAGGTGCTGATAACAGCCTTGACG agtttagaataaatattttatcgCTTGACGATCTGTCTCCAGTTGTCAGTGAGAACTCCGATTTGGAACAGGAA GAGGAAAGTgctcagagagagaaaacagcTGGCAAAATCTTCAGAGCTGAGGTGTCCACTGGGCCGGATGCCCCCAGGCAGGCCCAGGCGAGGAGCTGGGCATCACAGGGAAAGGCCGCCTCTGCAGAGGGGGATGAGAGCGAGGTCTCGGAGCATCTCAGTGCCAGCTCGGCTCCTGCCATCCAGCAGGACAGCATTTCCAGCATGCAGCCACCATCTGAAGCCCCCATGGTGAACACAGTCAGCTCAGCTTATTCTGAGGATTTTGAAATCTCTCCAAGTCTGACGGCATCCGAGCCAACCGCCTGTTCCAAGGAGTCTCTTGACAGAACACTGGACGCTCTGTCTGAATCCTCTTCAAGTGTGAAGACAGACCTTCCACAAATAGCCGAGTCTAGGAAAAAGTCGGGCAGGCACATGACAAGGGTGCTTGTGAAGGACACAGCTGTGCAGACGCCAGACCCCACCTTCACCTACGAGTGGACCAAGG TGGCCGGAATGGCAGCCATGGGGCCTGCCCTGGGAGGTGCCTACGTGGACCCGACACCCATCGCCAATCATGTTATCAGTGCGGATGCAATAGAAG CCCTGACCGCCTACAGCCCGGCTGTGCTGGCGCTCCATGATGTGCTGAAGCAGCAGCTGAGCCTGACGCAGCAGTTCATCCAGGCCAGCCGGCACCTGCACGCCTCCCTCCTGCGCTCCCTGGACGCGGACTCCTTCCAATACCACACCCTGGAGGAAGCCAAAGAG ATCCAAAGTCCATACTACCTGATGTGTCCTTTGAGCCTCTTAAATCTAGAGCAGCGACCGGTTCTCAGCATTGAGTGGTTGGGGATCCTCAGGAAGCCCCATGAAAGCGACGCTGGGCCTGCAAGCAGGCTGGGCTTTTCTCCCATGTGCCTCGGGGACGCCGCTTTGGAACTGCGCCCTCGGGGTCCCCTGCACGCCAGGCGTCTCGTTTCCCTGTGGTTTATCTGCTGA
- the C21H19orf44 gene encoding uncharacterized protein C19orf44 homolog isoform X1 — MLAGRCSLFCSALLLRATAPSGLNVAAASANGPRRRRMASARKASCPMRDVFGDFSDTSLEDSTMGEIRNFQISRNLTKIAPGHSRFLKRNQTLGEKHLLLKENPVLGSGPSLASSRPSTTASRIRANAALMKLAQLETRIMNRKLQRNLSDTESDSVTTNASLPKRADRILSGGAIELASQNTDKTSQNQAHELPVTENNAQNTKVSRFLKKKQSSVENISPEAPVRKERTLQTPKQKEPAGTFDSPDSDEEEMKVLLGSLMDSSREKKTSQGFSSVNVSEEEERKLFSVPSQPRAFTVPNVELSSAKPSQTSHLPTSLAAERTLHSAGSRADSPQSHVSGDTTSHTPSVSITGAFSKSAPLRMGHVKLASSPGRSEAEPVDEPVSEGADNSLDEFRINILSLDDLSPVVSENSDLEQEEESAQREKTAGKIFRAEVSTGPDAPRQAQARSWASQGKAASAEGDESEVSEHLSASSAPAIQQDSISSMQPPSEAPMVNTVSSAYSEDFEISPSLTASEPTACSKESLDRTLDALSESSSSVKTDLPQIAESRKKSGRHMTRVLVKDTAVQTPDPTFTYEWTKVAGMAAMGPALGGAYVDPTPIANHVISADAIEALTAYSPAVLALHDVLKQQLSLTQQFIQASRHLHASLLRSLDADSFQYHTLEEAKEVSAPPHGQGQGGRGVAVPRCWPRGCGPGLGLQRSAQHCRDAVGPSPAVPVEGASFLATLWQELVLGGVLSSCTLQPALPGLCDLRLKGPTVCGTVFSHGRGPAPFPEPPERSPRWGQRRPSCSQQSPSPLFYPLRIFI, encoded by the exons ATGCTTGCTGGGAGATGTAGTCTCTTCTGCTCGGCTCTGTTGCTCAGGGCAACCGCTCCCTCAGGCCTGAATGTGGCGGCTGCCTCTGCGAATGGACCGCGTAGGAGGAG AATGGCTTCTGCAAGGAAAGCCAGCTGTCCCATGCGCGATGTTTTTGGTGACTTCAGTGACACTTCCTTAGAAGATTCAACAATGGGAGAAATCAGAAACTTCCAGATCAGTAGAAATCTTACCAAAATAGCACCTGGTCATAGCAGATTtctaaaaagaaaccaaactcTAGGTGAGAAACACTTACTCTTGAAAGAGAACCCTGTACTGGGGAGTGGACCCAGCCTTGCCTCAAGTAGACCGTCCACCACTGCCTCCAGGATCCGAGCCAATGCCGCACTCATGAAGCTGGCCCAGCTGGAAACCCGGATCATGAATCGGAAGCTGCAGAGGAATTTGTCTGACACAGAATCTGACTCAGTGACCACCAATGCCAGTCTTCCAAAGAGAGCTGACAGAATCCTCTCCGGGGGTGCAATCGAACTTGCATCCCAGAACACAGACAAAACTTCCCAGAATCAAGCCCATGAACTTCCTGTCACCGAAAATAATGCACAGAACACAAAGGTCAGTAGGTTTCTAAAGAAGAAGCAATCATCTGTTGAAAACATATCCCCTGAAGCACCTGTTAGGAAAGAGAGGACTTTGCAAACCCCCAAACAGAAAGAACCTGCTGGAACATTTGATTCTCCAGACAGTGAcgaagaagaaatgaaagtattGCTAGGAAGCTTGATGGACTCTTCTAGAGAAAAAAAGACGAGTCAAGGCTTCAGCAGTGTTAACGTcagtgaggaagaagaaagaaaactattttcg GTCCCATCTCAGCCCAGAGCATTTACTGTACCCAATGTGGAACTCTCCAGCGCAAAGCCATCTCAGACATCACACCTGCCAACCTCCCTGGCAGCAGAGAGAACCCTTCACAGCGCTGGCTCAAGAGCAGACTCCCCACAGAGTCACGTTTCCGGTGACACCACCTCCCACACGCCATCAGTTTCCATCACAGGCGCCTTTTCAAAATCAGCGCCTTTAAGAATGGGGCACGTCAAGCTTGCGTCCTCCCCTGGAAGGAGTGAGGCTGAGCCAGTGGATGAACCGGTCTCAGAAGGTGCTGATAACAGCCTTGACG agtttagaataaatattttatcgCTTGACGATCTGTCTCCAGTTGTCAGTGAGAACTCCGATTTGGAACAGGAA GAGGAAAGTgctcagagagagaaaacagcTGGCAAAATCTTCAGAGCTGAGGTGTCCACTGGGCCGGATGCCCCCAGGCAGGCCCAGGCGAGGAGCTGGGCATCACAGGGAAAGGCCGCCTCTGCAGAGGGGGATGAGAGCGAGGTCTCGGAGCATCTCAGTGCCAGCTCGGCTCCTGCCATCCAGCAGGACAGCATTTCCAGCATGCAGCCACCATCTGAAGCCCCCATGGTGAACACAGTCAGCTCAGCTTATTCTGAGGATTTTGAAATCTCTCCAAGTCTGACGGCATCCGAGCCAACCGCCTGTTCCAAGGAGTCTCTTGACAGAACACTGGACGCTCTGTCTGAATCCTCTTCAAGTGTGAAGACAGACCTTCCACAAATAGCCGAGTCTAGGAAAAAGTCGGGCAGGCACATGACAAGGGTGCTTGTGAAGGACACAGCTGTGCAGACGCCAGACCCCACCTTCACCTACGAGTGGACCAAGG TGGCCGGAATGGCAGCCATGGGGCCTGCCCTGGGAGGTGCCTACGTGGACCCGACACCCATCGCCAATCATGTTATCAGTGCGGATGCAATAGAAG CCCTGACCGCCTACAGCCCGGCTGTGCTGGCGCTCCATGATGTGCTGAAGCAGCAGCTGAGCCTGACGCAGCAGTTCATCCAGGCCAGCCGGCACCTGCACGCCTCCCTCCTGCGCTCCCTGGACGCGGACTCCTTCCAATACCACACCCTGGAGGAAGCCAAAGAGGTGAGCGCACCTCCCCACGGGCAGGGGCAGGGCGGTAGGGGAGTGGCAGTCCCCAGATGCTGGCCAAGGGGATGTGGGCCAGGGCTTGGGCTCCAGCGCTCAGCCCAGCACTGCAGGGATGCAGTGGGGCCATCACCTGCTGTCCCTGTGGAGGGAGCCTCATTTCTTGCCACCTTGTGGCAAGAGCTGGTACTGGGTGGGGTGCTGAGCTCCTGCACCTTGCAGCCAGCCCTGCCtgggctgtgtgacctcagactaAAGGGACCTACTGTTTGTGGCACTGTTTTCTCCCATGGGAGGGGTCCTGCCCCTTTCCCTGAGCCTCCTGAGAGATCCCCGAGATGGGGCCAGAGGCGGCCCAGCTGTTCTCAGCAATCACCGTCACCTCTTTTTTACCCTCTAAGAATTTTTATCTGA
- the C21H19orf44 gene encoding uncharacterized protein C19orf44 homolog isoform X2 yields the protein MLAGRCSLFCSALLLRATAPSGLNVAAASANGPRRRRMASARKASCPMRDVFGDFSDTSLEDSTMGEIRNFQISRNLTKIAPGHSRFLKRNQTLGEKHLLLKENPVLGSGPSLASSRPSTTASRIRANAALMKLAQLETRIMNRKLQRNLSDTESDSVTTNASLPKRADRILSGGAIELASQNTDKTSQNQAHELPVTENNAQNTKVSRFLKKKQSSVENISPEAPVRKERTLQTPKQKEPAGTFDSPDSDEEEMKVLLGSLMDSSREKKTSQGFSSVNVSEEEERKLFSVPSQPRAFTVPNVELSSAKPSQTSHLPTSLAAERTLHSAGSRADSPQSHVSGDTTSHTPSVSITGAFSKSAPLRMGHVKLASSPGRSEAEPVDEPVSEEFRINILSLDDLSPVVSENSDLEQEEESAQREKTAGKIFRAEVSTGPDAPRQAQARSWASQGKAASAEGDESEVSEHLSASSAPAIQQDSISSMQPPSEAPMVNTVSSAYSEDFEISPSLTASEPTACSKESLDRTLDALSESSSSVKTDLPQIAESRKKSGRHMTRVLVKDTAVQTPDPTFTYEWTKVAGMAAMGPALGGAYVDPTPIANHVISADAIEALTAYSPAVLALHDVLKQQLSLTQQFIQASRHLHASLLRSLDADSFQYHTLEEAKEVSAPPHGQGQGGRGVAVPRCWPRGCGPGLGLQRSAQHCRDAVGPSPAVPVEGASFLATLWQELVLGGVLSSCTLQPALPGLCDLRLKGPTVCGTVFSHGRGPAPFPEPPERSPRWGQRRPSCSQQSPSPLFYPLRIFI from the exons ATGCTTGCTGGGAGATGTAGTCTCTTCTGCTCGGCTCTGTTGCTCAGGGCAACCGCTCCCTCAGGCCTGAATGTGGCGGCTGCCTCTGCGAATGGACCGCGTAGGAGGAG AATGGCTTCTGCAAGGAAAGCCAGCTGTCCCATGCGCGATGTTTTTGGTGACTTCAGTGACACTTCCTTAGAAGATTCAACAATGGGAGAAATCAGAAACTTCCAGATCAGTAGAAATCTTACCAAAATAGCACCTGGTCATAGCAGATTtctaaaaagaaaccaaactcTAGGTGAGAAACACTTACTCTTGAAAGAGAACCCTGTACTGGGGAGTGGACCCAGCCTTGCCTCAAGTAGACCGTCCACCACTGCCTCCAGGATCCGAGCCAATGCCGCACTCATGAAGCTGGCCCAGCTGGAAACCCGGATCATGAATCGGAAGCTGCAGAGGAATTTGTCTGACACAGAATCTGACTCAGTGACCACCAATGCCAGTCTTCCAAAGAGAGCTGACAGAATCCTCTCCGGGGGTGCAATCGAACTTGCATCCCAGAACACAGACAAAACTTCCCAGAATCAAGCCCATGAACTTCCTGTCACCGAAAATAATGCACAGAACACAAAGGTCAGTAGGTTTCTAAAGAAGAAGCAATCATCTGTTGAAAACATATCCCCTGAAGCACCTGTTAGGAAAGAGAGGACTTTGCAAACCCCCAAACAGAAAGAACCTGCTGGAACATTTGATTCTCCAGACAGTGAcgaagaagaaatgaaagtattGCTAGGAAGCTTGATGGACTCTTCTAGAGAAAAAAAGACGAGTCAAGGCTTCAGCAGTGTTAACGTcagtgaggaagaagaaagaaaactattttcg GTCCCATCTCAGCCCAGAGCATTTACTGTACCCAATGTGGAACTCTCCAGCGCAAAGCCATCTCAGACATCACACCTGCCAACCTCCCTGGCAGCAGAGAGAACCCTTCACAGCGCTGGCTCAAGAGCAGACTCCCCACAGAGTCACGTTTCCGGTGACACCACCTCCCACACGCCATCAGTTTCCATCACAGGCGCCTTTTCAAAATCAGCGCCTTTAAGAATGGGGCACGTCAAGCTTGCGTCCTCCCCTGGAAGGAGTGAGGCTGAGCCAGTGGATGAACCGGTCTCAGAAG agtttagaataaatattttatcgCTTGACGATCTGTCTCCAGTTGTCAGTGAGAACTCCGATTTGGAACAGGAA GAGGAAAGTgctcagagagagaaaacagcTGGCAAAATCTTCAGAGCTGAGGTGTCCACTGGGCCGGATGCCCCCAGGCAGGCCCAGGCGAGGAGCTGGGCATCACAGGGAAAGGCCGCCTCTGCAGAGGGGGATGAGAGCGAGGTCTCGGAGCATCTCAGTGCCAGCTCGGCTCCTGCCATCCAGCAGGACAGCATTTCCAGCATGCAGCCACCATCTGAAGCCCCCATGGTGAACACAGTCAGCTCAGCTTATTCTGAGGATTTTGAAATCTCTCCAAGTCTGACGGCATCCGAGCCAACCGCCTGTTCCAAGGAGTCTCTTGACAGAACACTGGACGCTCTGTCTGAATCCTCTTCAAGTGTGAAGACAGACCTTCCACAAATAGCCGAGTCTAGGAAAAAGTCGGGCAGGCACATGACAAGGGTGCTTGTGAAGGACACAGCTGTGCAGACGCCAGACCCCACCTTCACCTACGAGTGGACCAAGG TGGCCGGAATGGCAGCCATGGGGCCTGCCCTGGGAGGTGCCTACGTGGACCCGACACCCATCGCCAATCATGTTATCAGTGCGGATGCAATAGAAG CCCTGACCGCCTACAGCCCGGCTGTGCTGGCGCTCCATGATGTGCTGAAGCAGCAGCTGAGCCTGACGCAGCAGTTCATCCAGGCCAGCCGGCACCTGCACGCCTCCCTCCTGCGCTCCCTGGACGCGGACTCCTTCCAATACCACACCCTGGAGGAAGCCAAAGAGGTGAGCGCACCTCCCCACGGGCAGGGGCAGGGCGGTAGGGGAGTGGCAGTCCCCAGATGCTGGCCAAGGGGATGTGGGCCAGGGCTTGGGCTCCAGCGCTCAGCCCAGCACTGCAGGGATGCAGTGGGGCCATCACCTGCTGTCCCTGTGGAGGGAGCCTCATTTCTTGCCACCTTGTGGCAAGAGCTGGTACTGGGTGGGGTGCTGAGCTCCTGCACCTTGCAGCCAGCCCTGCCtgggctgtgtgacctcagactaAAGGGACCTACTGTTTGTGGCACTGTTTTCTCCCATGGGAGGGGTCCTGCCCCTTTCCCTGAGCCTCCTGAGAGATCCCCGAGATGGGGCCAGAGGCGGCCCAGCTGTTCTCAGCAATCACCGTCACCTCTTTTTTACCCTCTAAGAATTTTTATCTGA